A DNA window from Methanococcus voltae PS contains the following coding sequences:
- a CDS encoding S-layer protein, with protein sequence MVRSIVKTSAIIAGSAMLASTLATGAFAVEQIGDVEDFSKKVVVEGNPNVNIVVGSNANAGDVISAAEITAKVGNLLYTEQSADVGSAKLNVRAFAKSDDYNLVGNKEVTLATKDDNALFVAAADGDYADLMANTAYFGDDTDLDAKDGAVSLGRLSTLAEVKDTDPFKWFDNDNDAYEFLMGRVTKENNDKWAINENELSYAVLSFKDDNTTFKGLDFLCPGKEIPFLGENYIIMSTSGSKDVVVLGKEVYQGVIKEGDTYAVNGLEVKVDSVLVSNAGTTNEEYKIKLQILKDGKVIAEKFDNAPTNLMAGGIGVRMFKAWKDIGNDYGFVELVVTDNLKCMPLGEEYIPDWETYVVIEEGNKLVYTDDIVKGVPNRGIALKYVGDDHDSLSSGKEIDILKYASMNFDDDDDKANTMNVLFEMDTTKDLDLTVGSKGTVLNSEIALEGIEGTGTKLTGLKAPLAVLDEEISLESADKNLIVVGGPVVNALSKELKSMGKINLTEESQATLAVVNGVANGNDVLVVAGGNTKTTNEAAKAFVELL encoded by the coding sequence ATGGTAAGAAGCATAGTTAAAACTAGTGCAATTATCGCAGGTAGTGCAATGTTGGCTTCGACATTGGCTACGGGCGCTTTTGCAGTAGAACAAATTGGAGATGTAGAAGATTTCTCGAAAAAAGTTGTTGTTGAAGGAAATCCAAATGTTAATATTGTTGTAGGTTCAAATGCAAACGCAGGAGATGTAATTTCTGCAGCAGAGATAACCGCAAAAGTTGGTAATTTATTATATACAGAGCAATCAGCAGACGTTGGTTCAGCAAAACTTAACGTGAGGGCATTTGCTAAGTCAGATGACTACAATTTAGTAGGTAACAAAGAAGTTACTTTAGCAACTAAGGATGACAATGCGTTATTCGTAGCAGCTGCAGATGGCGATTATGCTGATTTAATGGCAAATACTGCTTATTTTGGAGACGATACTGATTTAGATGCAAAAGATGGTGCTGTTTCATTAGGTAGATTATCCACCTTAGCCGAAGTTAAAGATACAGACCCATTCAAATGGTTTGATAACGATAACGATGCTTATGAATTTTTAATGGGTAGAGTTACAAAAGAAAACAACGATAAATGGGCTATAAACGAAAATGAATTATCTTACGCTGTTTTATCATTCAAAGACGATAATACTACTTTTAAAGGCTTAGATTTTTTATGCCCGGGTAAAGAAATACCATTTTTAGGCGAAAACTATATCATCATGAGTACGAGTGGTAGTAAAGACGTCGTAGTTTTAGGTAAAGAAGTTTACCAAGGTGTAATTAAAGAAGGCGATACTTACGCTGTAAACGGTCTTGAAGTAAAAGTTGATTCTGTTTTAGTAAGTAATGCAGGAACTACCAACGAAGAATATAAAATAAAATTACAAATCTTAAAAGATGGTAAAGTAATCGCTGAAAAATTTGACAATGCACCAACTAATTTAATGGCTGGCGGTATCGGCGTTAGAATGTTTAAAGCATGGAAAGATATAGGAAATGACTATGGTTTCGTTGAATTGGTAGTTACCGATAACTTAAAGTGTATGCCATTAGGTGAGGAATACATACCTGACTGGGAAACTTACGTAGTTATAGAAGAAGGTAATAAATTAGTTTACACCGATGATATTGTAAAAGGTGTACCTAACCGAGGTATTGCTTTAAAATACGTTGGTGACGACCACGATTCATTATCTTCAGGTAAAGAAATCGATATTTTAAAATATGCAAGTATGAATTTCGATGATGATGACGATAAAGCAAACACTATGAACGTATTGTTTGAAATGGACACTACAAAAGATTTAGATTTAACAGTAGGTTCAAAAGGAACCGTTTTAAACTCTGAAATAGCTTTAGAAGGTATTGAAGGTACTGGAACTAAATTAACAGGTTTAAAAGCTCCATTAGCTGTTTTAGATGAAGAAATATCATTAGAGTCAGCTGACAAAAATTTAATTGTTGTCGGTGGACCTGTGGTAAACGCATTATCAAAAGAATTAAAGTCAATGGGTAAAATAAACCTTACGGAAGAATCACAAGCTACATTAGCAGTTGTAAATGGTGTAGCTAATGGAAACGATGTTTTAGTTGTAGCGGGTGGAAATACAAAAACTACCAACGAAGCTGCAAAAGCATTTGTTGAATTATTATAA
- a CDS encoding CD3072 family TudS-related putative desulfidase, with the protein MAIVAHCILNGNAKVEGICEYEGALKDVVNYLMDANYGIIQLPCPETIIYGIKRWGHVKEQFDTPHFREQSQKMLKPVIQQIMNYKENGYTIDLLVGVDGSPSCGIYKTCSGSEWGGFSSNSNMNEKINKMEFISEKGIFMDELINILEANQISMKYVAIDENDVEESLKYLKSLL; encoded by the coding sequence ATGGCAATCGTTGCACATTGTATATTGAATGGAAACGCAAAAGTAGAAGGGATATGCGAATACGAAGGAGCGTTAAAAGACGTAGTAAATTACTTAATGGATGCTAATTATGGTATAATCCAATTACCTTGTCCTGAAACTATAATATATGGTATCAAACGATGGGGGCATGTAAAGGAGCAATTTGACACCCCTCATTTTAGAGAACAATCTCAAAAAATGTTGAAACCCGTAATCCAACAAATCATGAACTACAAAGAAAATGGCTATACAATTGATTTATTGGTCGGCGTAGATGGTAGTCCAAGTTGCGGTATTTATAAGACTTGTTCAGGTTCCGAATGGGGTGGATTCTCAAGTAATTCAAATATGAATGAAAAAATCAATAAAATGGAATTTATTTCTGAAAAAGGCATTTTCATGGATGAATTAATAAATATTTTAGAAGCAAATCAAATTTCTATGAAATATGTTGCAATAGATGAAAATGATGTAGAAGAATCTTTAAAATACTTAAAGAGTTTGTTATAA
- a CDS encoding V-type ATP synthase subunit K (produces ATP from ADP in the presence of a proton gradient across the membrane; the K subunit is a nonenzymatic component which binds the dimeric form by interacting with the G and E subunits) encodes MVFENPLLLGAIGAGLAVGIAGLGSGIGAGITGASGAGVLAEDPKQFSKVIVFQALPQTQGLYGFLVAILILFVFKTAPEWAMLAAGASVGLAGLSAIGQGIAAAAGLGAVSEDASIFGRAMVFSVLPETQAIYGLLVSILLLVQVFTGPGAETIAAIGAGLGVGFAGLSGIGQGITAAGAIGATARDTSVMGRGLVLAVMSETFAIFGLLIAILIMLGIMF; translated from the coding sequence ATGGTATTTGAAAATCCATTATTACTCGGAGCTATAGGTGCTGGTTTAGCAGTAGGTATTGCAGGTTTAGGTTCAGGTATAGGTGCAGGTATCACTGGTGCAAGTGGTGCAGGTGTTTTAGCAGAAGACCCAAAACAATTCAGTAAAGTTATCGTATTCCAAGCGTTACCGCAGACACAAGGTCTCTACGGTTTCTTAGTTGCGATTTTAATATTATTCGTTTTCAAAACAGCTCCTGAATGGGCAATGTTAGCAGCAGGTGCGAGCGTTGGTTTAGCTGGTTTATCAGCTATTGGTCAAGGTATTGCAGCAGCAGCTGGTTTAGGTGCAGTTTCAGAAGATGCAAGTATTTTCGGTAGAGCTATGGTTTTCTCCGTACTTCCGGAAACACAGGCTATCTACGGTTTATTAGTATCAATCCTTTTATTAGTTCAGGTATTCACTGGACCAGGTGCTGAAACAATTGCAGCAATCGGTGCTGGTTTAGGTGTTGGTTTCGCTGGTCTTTCAGGTATTGGTCAAGGTATTACCGCAGCTGGTGCAATCGGTGCTACAGCAAGAGATACATCAGTTATGGGTAGAGGTTTAGTTTTAGCTGTTATGTCAGAGACATTCGCTATCTTCGGTTTATTAATTGCTATCTTAATCATGCTTGGTATCATGTTCTAA
- a CDS encoding MarR family winged helix-turn-helix transcriptional regulator, with amino-acid sequence MTKLPERSENNSINHLLYSIKTELCKKCNQSFKELGVTGSQFNVLEVLWYKDGITQSEIQRYLGIKASSVSNLIDHLEKKELIERVFDENDSRVKLIYLTKKGLELKEKGFEKCNAQTKMILSGFSDEEESKLKDYLKRLISNLGNE; translated from the coding sequence ATGACTAAATTACCTGAAAGGAGCGAAAATAATTCAATTAATCATTTGCTTTATTCCATTAAAACTGAATTATGCAAAAAATGTAACCAATCGTTCAAAGAATTAGGGGTTACTGGTTCACAATTCAATGTTTTAGAAGTTTTATGGTATAAAGACGGCATAACTCAATCAGAAATACAGCGTTATTTGGGCATAAAGGCTTCATCTGTTTCTAACTTAATAGACCATTTAGAAAAGAAAGAGCTTATTGAAAGAGTTTTTGACGAAAATGATTCAAGGGTTAAATTAATTTATTTAACTAAAAAAGGGCTGGAACTTAAAGAAAAAGGTTTCGAAAAATGTAACGCCCAAACAAAAATGATATTGTCTGGATTTTCAGATGAAGAAGAATCCAAATTGAAAGATTATTTAAAAAGGCTAATATCCAATTTAGGAAACGAATAA
- a CDS encoding V-type ATP synthase subunit I codes for MRPARMSKIRAVILDEKVDAVVRQLHKSGLVELYDLTTKLEDAEWKTIVKSSSSAEYGRNVASHMIKVNKTLDLFSNVADQEKVTLGTMLNPVLPTKKNVTFESAEEALNYVENIVNSVESEVSEPAARLSELESKETALENLKENVSYLTDFDYDIKDLGMGEYTYVTAGILNKAVFSEFEADLDQLTEGCISIAAGKTFIDEDGKTEKLPVVIAMLKDYAEVAGAELRKHGFDRFDINAEGTPSNVLNNTVSELNSVKGEIKSTVDKLKALGKKWNDELLVTYEILENEKDRAESYSSMGMTERTYLIEAWAPKFDVNKAKEIIESASEGYAVVEIDEPDVDESEIPVKLNNSKFFKPFEMLTEMYSMPKYNEIDPTVLLLPTFILFYGIMLTDAFYGVLLTIAGLILQHRIGKVSEGAYNLGYILKLSGIVTIVAGILTGSYLGDFALQFLGFDIFQTALALVNPLGGSVYISEASPLFEFFGVSINNGPIAILLFSIILGIAHLFVGMFLGFKDTLKNVGFLDAFLNQGMWMLLILAIIFTSLTGNGMVTVGVLIPVMLLSMYKGFKNGGVLDAMLGALDITGFLGNVLSYARLLALCLSTGGLAMAVNIMAGLLDKSVPVVGVILAVLMLIGGHAFNFSMNGLGSFIHSLRLHYVEFFGQFYEGGGKKFIPFKAKKEYTE; via the coding sequence TTGAGACCCGCAAGAATGAGCAAAATTAGGGCTGTCATCTTGGATGAAAAAGTGGATGCTGTTGTTAGACAACTCCATAAAAGCGGGCTCGTGGAGCTTTACGATTTAACTACCAAATTAGAAGATGCTGAATGGAAAACAATTGTTAAGTCATCATCATCTGCAGAATACGGTAGAAATGTAGCTTCACATATGATAAAAGTGAATAAAACACTTGATTTGTTCTCAAACGTTGCAGACCAAGAAAAAGTAACATTAGGTACCATGTTAAACCCTGTGTTACCTACAAAGAAAAACGTAACTTTTGAATCCGCAGAGGAAGCATTGAATTATGTTGAAAATATTGTAAACAGCGTTGAAAGCGAAGTATCAGAACCCGCAGCCAGGTTATCAGAACTTGAAAGCAAAGAAACCGCACTTGAAAATTTAAAAGAAAATGTTAGTTACTTAACCGACTTTGATTATGATATCAAAGACCTCGGAATGGGTGAATACACCTACGTAACAGCAGGTATTTTAAATAAGGCGGTATTCAGCGAATTCGAAGCAGACTTGGACCAGTTAACCGAAGGATGTATATCCATTGCAGCTGGCAAGACTTTTATTGACGAAGACGGCAAAACTGAGAAATTACCTGTAGTAATTGCAATGTTAAAAGACTACGCAGAAGTTGCAGGCGCAGAACTCAGAAAACACGGTTTTGACAGATTTGATATTAATGCAGAAGGTACACCTTCAAATGTATTAAATAACACCGTTAGCGAATTAAACAGCGTTAAAGGCGAAATCAAGTCAACTGTCGATAAATTAAAAGCATTAGGCAAAAAATGGAACGATGAATTACTCGTTACATATGAAATATTAGAAAATGAAAAAGATAGGGCTGAATCTTACTCATCAATGGGTATGACTGAAAGAACCTATTTAATCGAAGCTTGGGCTCCTAAATTCGACGTAAACAAAGCTAAGGAAATTATCGAAAGTGCTTCCGAAGGCTATGCTGTAGTTGAAATTGACGAACCTGACGTAGATGAATCAGAAATTCCTGTTAAATTAAACAACTCAAAATTCTTTAAACCATTTGAGATGTTAACAGAAATGTACTCAATGCCTAAATATAATGAAATTGACCCAACAGTATTATTGTTACCTACATTCATATTATTCTATGGTATCATGTTAACAGACGCTTTCTACGGTGTATTACTCACTATAGCAGGTTTAATATTACAACATAGAATCGGTAAAGTAAGTGAAGGTGCTTATAACTTAGGTTACATTTTGAAATTATCTGGTATTGTTACAATAGTTGCAGGTATTTTAACTGGAAGCTATTTAGGTGACTTTGCATTACAGTTCTTAGGATTTGATATATTCCAAACAGCTCTTGCATTAGTTAACCCATTAGGTGGAAGCGTTTACATTAGCGAAGCAAGTCCATTATTCGAGTTCTTTGGTGTTTCAATCAACAATGGTCCTATAGCTATTTTGTTATTCTCAATCATATTGGGTATAGCTCACTTGTTTGTAGGTATGTTCCTTGGATTCAAAGATACACTTAAAAATGTTGGATTCCTTGACGCATTCTTAAACCAAGGTATGTGGATGTTATTAATCCTTGCGATTATATTTACATCACTTACAGGTAATGGAATGGTTACAGTAGGCGTTTTAATACCAGTTATGTTATTAAGCATGTACAAAGGATTTAAAAACGGCGGAGTACTCGACGCAATGTTAGGTGCTTTAGATATTACAGGTTTCTTAGGTAACGTGTTATCTTACGCAAGGCTTTTGGCTTTATGTTTATCAACCGGTGGTTTAGCAATGGCTGTAAACATTATGGCAGGTTTACTTGACAAATCAGTACCTGTTGTAGGTGTTATATTAGCTGTGTTAATGCTCATTGGTGGACACGCATTTAACTTCTCTATGAATGGTTTAGGTTCATTCATCCACTCATTAAGACTTCACTATGTGGAATTCTTCGGACAATTCTACGAAGGCGGTGGAAAGAAATTTATTCCATTTAAGGCTAAAAAAGAGTACACTGAATAA
- a CDS encoding 4Fe-4S binding protein produces MDLKKWYAKLSKNQKNRLYLQIGALIPLLALGMTGRMVVLILLFPFMLLLGPIWCGWICPMGTLQRISGLLGKKLFGHKHNNFISKKTHEKLKYVKYFMLFGMMGFAGYYILILNGTVDFVISVFMATVVIGVILSLFNERVYCRYLCPAGAMMGLTNLIKPRTIKRDANSCVSCSKCDNSCPMGIDVSKTTELRNPHCISCNACVDSCPINDALSVKWDKKIKNIKEKVINK; encoded by the coding sequence ATGGATTTAAAAAAATGGTATGCTAAATTATCAAAAAATCAAAAAAATAGGTTATATTTACAAATTGGAGCATTGATTCCACTTTTAGCTTTGGGAATGACTGGAAGAATGGTTGTTTTAATATTGCTATTTCCATTCATGCTATTACTTGGACCGATTTGGTGCGGGTGGATTTGTCCGATGGGGACATTGCAAAGAATTTCTGGATTATTGGGGAAAAAATTGTTTGGACATAAACACAATAACTTTATAAGCAAAAAAACACACGAAAAATTGAAATATGTAAAGTATTTCATGTTATTTGGAATGATGGGCTTTGCAGGATACTACATTTTAATATTAAACGGTACAGTGGACTTTGTAATCTCAGTATTTATGGCAACTGTAGTGATTGGTGTAATATTATCATTATTTAATGAAAGGGTGTACTGTAGATATTTATGTCCTGCAGGAGCAATGATGGGACTTACAAACTTGATTAAGCCAAGAACAATTAAAAGAGATGCAAATAGTTGTGTAAGTTGTTCAAAATGTGATAACTCTTGTCCGATGGGAATCGATGTATCAAAAACTACGGAACTAAGAAATCCTCACTGTATATCGTGTAATGCTTGTGTGGATAGTTGTCCAATAAACGATGCTTTAAGCGTAAAATGGGATAAAAAGATTAAAAATATTAAAGAAAAAGTAATAAATAAATAG
- a CDS encoding flavin reductase family protein produces the protein MILKPFLRENFIPLPVGFISSINKKGIRNIAPYSCLMPVLRPLDLICIASAKRRDTLDNIKEMNEFVINMTGVDFADKVVPTAKHTTPEIDEYEYAQIEEKKSRVIKTPGIKGSYAWMECELFKIYEEKTYNLIMGKVVNLEADDKYLKKDGSLDVEKAKPLFNVSDSKGMNFCTVNEIGTHEPFGAMFPDGKDPLSKKYIE, from the coding sequence ATGATTTTAAAACCGTTTTTAAGGGAAAATTTTATACCATTACCAGTAGGGTTTATATCGTCAATCAATAAGAAAGGAATTAGAAATATAGCACCTTATTCTTGCTTAATGCCTGTTCTAAGACCTTTAGATTTAATATGTATTGCTTCAGCAAAAAGACGAGATACATTAGACAATATTAAAGAAATGAACGAATTTGTAATTAATATGACTGGCGTAGATTTTGCAGACAAAGTTGTGCCTACTGCGAAACATACGACCCCTGAAATAGATGAGTACGAATATGCACAGATTGAAGAGAAAAAATCTAGAGTAATTAAAACACCAGGTATTAAAGGAAGCTATGCTTGGATGGAATGCGAATTATTCAAAATATACGAAGAAAAAACTTATAATTTGATTATGGGTAAAGTGGTCAACTTAGAAGCTGATGACAAATACTTAAAAAAAGACGGTTCTCTCGATGTAGAAAAGGCTAAACCACTATTTAATGTGAGCGATTCTAAAGGAATGAATTTTTGCACTGTAAACGAAATAGGGACTCATGAACCTTTTGGAGCTATGTTTCCCGATGGTAAAGACCCATTATCAAAAAAATACATAGAATAG
- a CDS encoding amino acid ABC transporter permease, whose protein sequence is MNFDIILLYNLPALFWGLVITLKIAFLSFVFAIIIAHVVGILRALNIPKAVDLIFRAYVETFRGIPLLILLFFIYYGLPSVGIVMDNTTAAVLGLSLNGGAYISEIVRASLLSIPKGQWDACSSLGMNKVQSLVYVIIPQTIRISMPSLMNSFSTIIKESSLVSVIAITELTRVGQLIYTKTASPFEVYIVIALVYLSVIFTVSLLSNLIEKKLNYAYNR, encoded by the coding sequence ATGAATTTTGACATAATATTGTTGTATAATTTACCGGCACTTTTTTGGGGGCTAGTAATTACTTTAAAAATAGCTTTTTTATCATTCGTATTTGCAATTATTATTGCACACGTAGTGGGCATATTAAGAGCTTTAAATATTCCTAAGGCTGTTGATTTAATATTTAGAGCTTATGTGGAAACATTTAGGGGTATACCCTTGTTAATATTGCTATTTTTTATATACTATGGTTTACCTTCGGTAGGTATTGTAATGGATAATACTACAGCGGCTGTACTGGGGTTATCCTTAAATGGTGGGGCTTATATATCTGAAATTGTCAGAGCTTCGCTATTGTCCATTCCAAAAGGTCAATGGGACGCGTGCTCTTCATTAGGAATGAATAAAGTACAAAGTTTGGTATATGTTATTATTCCTCAAACCATCCGTATTTCAATGCCTTCGCTTATGAATTCATTTTCTACAATAATAAAAGAGAGTTCCTTAGTTTCGGTAATTGCAATAACTGAGTTGACCAGAGTGGGGCAGTTAATATATACAAAAACAGCAAGTCCCTTTGAAGTTTATATTGTAATAGCTTTAGTTTATTTATCCGTAATATTCACAGTTTCGTTATTATCTAATTTAATTGAAAAAAAATTGAATTATGCTTACAATAGATAA
- the acs gene encoding acetate--CoA ligase → MKTGDKYILLEKMSPLQKEALEDPEKFWGEQAKCLDWEKTWSKVLDWDYPNAEWFVGGKLNACYNCVDRHIKGNRRNKAAIIWEGEDGSCEVLTYYELYRQVNMFANVLQNLGVEKGDVVAIYMPMMTEAVVAMLACARIGAIHNTVFSGFSSEALSERINNSKAKVLVSTNTLYRRGKKIDLKGIVDKSALNCNSLNNVIYVPRGDEDIKLSFGRDYLWDELMAGARSRVEPEIMDSNDPLFILYTSGTTGSPKGVVHATGGYLTYATKTMDWTWGIEDTDVFWCTADIGWITGHSYVVYGPLSLGSTIVIYEGAIDYPEPDRLWKIIEKHGVTILYTAPTAIRMLMKYGEKWVKNHDLSTLRLLGTVGEPINPRAWKWYYSVVGDKNCPICDCYWQTETGGHVIYPPNGIQTVPLKPGSASFAGVGIEADIVDKDGKSVPPNTKGNLIIKKPWPGMLKGLWNDPERYKASYWNKIPGVFATSDYATKDDDGYIWILGRADEVLNVAGHRIGTAELEHELVSNPMVAESAVIGKPDEVKGEVPVAFVTLNPEYVGRPKEELKKELIQYIRDTMGPIAIPSIIFFVSKMPKTRSGKIMRRILKKLVVGEEIGDISTLEDTTSVDEIKQQLKGSKTFNK, encoded by the coding sequence GTGAAAACTGGGGATAAATACATTTTATTGGAAAAAATGAGCCCTCTTCAAAAAGAGGCACTTGAAGACCCTGAAAAGTTTTGGGGAGAACAAGCGAAATGTTTAGATTGGGAAAAAACTTGGTCTAAAGTATTAGATTGGGATTATCCAAATGCAGAATGGTTTGTAGGCGGAAAATTAAATGCTTGTTATAACTGTGTAGATAGGCATATTAAAGGCAATAGAAGAAACAAAGCGGCAATAATTTGGGAAGGAGAAGACGGCAGTTGTGAAGTACTCACTTACTACGAATTATACAGACAAGTGAATATGTTTGCAAATGTACTTCAAAATTTAGGTGTGGAAAAAGGAGACGTAGTTGCCATATATATGCCAATGATGACTGAAGCTGTTGTAGCCATGCTTGCTTGTGCAAGAATTGGGGCAATACACAACACAGTATTCTCTGGTTTCTCCTCAGAAGCACTTTCAGAGCGAATAAACAATTCAAAGGCAAAAGTATTGGTTAGTACGAATACACTATACAGACGTGGTAAAAAAATAGATTTAAAGGGCATTGTAGATAAATCTGCTTTAAACTGTAACTCTTTAAATAACGTAATTTATGTACCTAGAGGAGACGAAGATATCAAACTTTCATTTGGTAGAGATTATCTCTGGGACGAATTAATGGCAGGAGCACGCAGTAGAGTTGAACCTGAAATAATGGATTCAAACGACCCGTTGTTTATACTATATACGAGTGGTACAACAGGTAGTCCTAAAGGTGTAGTTCACGCTACAGGCGGTTATTTAACTTACGCCACCAAAACGATGGACTGGACGTGGGGTATTGAAGATACTGACGTATTTTGGTGTACTGCAGATATTGGCTGGATTACAGGACATTCCTATGTAGTTTATGGGCCTCTTTCATTAGGCTCAACGATTGTAATTTATGAAGGTGCGATTGATTATCCAGAACCAGACAGACTTTGGAAAATTATTGAAAAGCACGGTGTGACCATATTATACACGGCGCCTACTGCAATCAGAATGCTTATGAAATACGGTGAAAAATGGGTTAAAAACCATGATTTGTCAACACTTCGACTTTTGGGTACTGTGGGAGAACCAATTAACCCAAGAGCTTGGAAATGGTATTATTCAGTAGTTGGGGATAAAAACTGTCCAATTTGCGATTGTTACTGGCAAACTGAAACTGGTGGACACGTTATTTACCCGCCAAACGGTATTCAAACGGTTCCTTTAAAACCAGGGTCTGCTTCATTTGCGGGCGTAGGTATTGAAGCCGATATTGTCGATAAAGATGGTAAAAGCGTTCCACCAAATACTAAAGGTAATTTAATTATCAAAAAACCTTGGCCTGGTATGTTAAAAGGTTTATGGAACGACCCTGAAAGATATAAAGCTTCATACTGGAATAAAATACCTGGGGTATTTGCTACATCTGATTATGCTACTAAAGACGATGATGGGTATATATGGATATTGGGAAGAGCTGACGAGGTACTCAATGTAGCAGGACATAGGATAGGTACTGCAGAACTTGAACACGAATTAGTTTCAAATCCGATGGTTGCAGAGTCTGCAGTTATTGGTAAGCCTGATGAAGTTAAAGGAGAAGTACCGGTTGCTTTCGTAACACTTAATCCTGAATATGTTGGTAGACCTAAGGAAGAGCTTAAAAAAGAACTTATTCAGTACATAAGAGATACAATGGGTCCTATTGCCATTCCTTCAATAATATTCTTCGTTAGTAAAATGCCTAAAACTAGAAGTGGCAAAATTATGCGTAGAATCCTTAAAAAGTTGGTTGTTGGTGAAGAAATAGGAGATATAAGTACTCTTGAAGATACAACTAGTGTAGATGAAATAAAACAGCAATTAAAAGGTTCTAAAACTTTTAATAAATAA
- a CDS encoding ABC transporter substrate-binding protein, with protein MNKKLTLVVLGLLSLVLAFSGCTSTSTQSSDDSNTDMSWKNVQDSGVLRVGLCAAYPPFESRNAKTGEFEGFDIDFANALGNELGVKVEIIDAEWPALLGGLSKGDYDTLITCMSERETAAENVEMSEPYYALTDVVVVNKNTDSIKSLADLDGKIIGAQLGTGSQDTAEKLEGVKEVKTYNYNPEAFIDLENGRIDAVIVGQAYALTQMKEYQNVKTTNITINPVNVITVQKSGAKELTQKMNEAINKLKENGKYDEIKEKWLSFE; from the coding sequence GTGAATAAAAAACTTACTTTAGTAGTATTAGGCTTATTAAGCTTAGTATTGGCATTTTCAGGATGTACATCCACTAGTACACAAAGTTCTGATGATTCAAACACCGATATGTCTTGGAAAAATGTTCAAGATAGCGGTGTATTAAGAGTTGGTCTTTGTGCTGCATACCCTCCATTTGAATCAAGAAACGCAAAAACTGGCGAATTCGAAGGTTTCGATATCGATTTTGCAAACGCCCTTGGTAATGAATTAGGCGTAAAAGTTGAAATAATAGACGCAGAATGGCCTGCTTTACTTGGTGGTCTTTCAAAAGGCGACTATGATACATTAATTACCTGTATGTCTGAAAGAGAAACTGCTGCAGAAAATGTGGAAATGAGTGAACCATACTACGCTTTAACAGATGTAGTTGTAGTTAACAAAAATACCGACTCAATCAAATCATTAGCTGATTTAGACGGTAAAATAATCGGTGCACAGTTAGGTACCGGTTCACAAGATACCGCAGAAAAACTTGAAGGTGTTAAAGAGGTTAAAACATATAATTATAACCCTGAAGCATTTATTGACTTAGAAAACGGTAGAATAGACGCTGTTATCGTAGGTCAAGCTTACGCTCTCACTCAAATGAAAGAGTACCAAAATGTAAAAACTACCAACATTACAATTAATCCTGTAAATGTTATCACAGTTCAAAAATCTGGTGCTAAAGAATTAACTCAAAAAATGAATGAAGCAATTAATAAATTGAAAGAAAACGGTAAATACGACGAAATAAAAGAAAAATGGCTTTCATTTGAATAA